In Mercurialis annua linkage group LG6, ddMerAnnu1.2, whole genome shotgun sequence, the following are encoded in one genomic region:
- the LOC126686034 gene encoding uncharacterized protein LOC126686034 — translation MRCSCLLNKKQKMSSSHPHQTKMKAKNFSSMRGRGRGSGTGRGSASGRGRGRGSDPVPGDDNVAEEQQQLEAGAPVQPRQQREPGEPPAVLDDRGRARVHPDPSRTMLIDSGPVSRAMREIFRKCWFDNGTAWRFLTAEQREFYFQEFQKEFWWDSAAYSEEVIRQVFMVHAANRYKDNIHRMRRTQQKHISVTQDIWDAWNAFWNSEKEKKRSETARANRMSEPAGAGSGPVRHTGGSRSALKHMDVMERELGRKPSATELYTRLHSTKADKKPVDKRAQDMTDAITERLAAATQPQTGEGSSSTPAAVDETQVFLDIEGVNKKKRVYGLGSASSRYAGPSSSRVQRGSSSRTSQQADEEVERRVQAGIQEGLRLAREQQAANMAQMIREEIARMIPNLPAEYRPQRPPTPPDDDDTPAL, via the exons ATGCGTTGTTCATGCCTCCTGAACAAGAAACAGAAGATGAGTTCAtcgcatcctcatcagacgaagatgaaaGCGAAGAACTTTAGTA GTATGAGGGGTCGCGGTCGAGGATCAGGCACAGGCCGAGGATCAGCCTCAGGCCGAGGACGCGGACGGGGATCAGACCCTGTTCCTGGCGATGACAACGTTGCTGAGGAGCAGCAGCAGTTAGAGGCTGGAGCACCTGTTCAGCCTCGGCAGCAGCGTGAGCCTGGCGAGCCCCCGGCTGTTCTGGACGACCGGGGTAGGGCGAGGGTTCACCCGGACCCTAGCAG GACGATGTTGATCGACTCTGGGCCTGTTTCACGGGCTATGCGGGAGATTTTTAGGAAGTGCTGGTTCGATAATGGAACAGCATGGCGCTTTCTAACAGCCGAGCAGAGGGAGTTCTACTTCCAGGAGTTTCag AAAGAGTTCTGGTGGGATAGTGCGGCGTACAGCGAGGAGGTCATTAGACAGGTCTTCATGGTCCATGCAGCCAACCGCTACAAAGACAACATCCACAGAATGAGGAGGACGCAACAGAAGCATATTTCTGTGACCCAGGACATCTGGGATGCTTGGAACGCGTTCTGGAACtcagagaaagagaaaaaaaggtcAGAAACCGCCCGAGCaaatcggatgagcgagccaGCGGGCGCCGGTTCTGGACCTGTCCGCCATACTGGTGGATCTCGCTCTGCTCTGAAGCATATGGATGTCatg gaaagGGAGCTTGGCCGGAAACCGAGTGCGACGGAGTTGTACACTCGCCTTCACTCCACGAAGGCTGACAAGAAGCCGGTCGACAAACGGGCTCAGGATATGACT gACGCCATCACTGAGAGGCTTGCTGCTGCGACACAGCCTCAGACCGGAGAGGGTAGCTCCTCGACCCCAGCTGCAGTGGACGAGACCCAGGTGTTTCTAGACatcgagggcgtcaacaagaagaAACGCGTGTACGGGTTGGGTTCTGCGAGCAGCAGGTACGCCGGGCCAAGCAGCAGCAGGGTGCAGCGAGGCAGCTCTTCTAGGACGTCGCAGCAGGCAGacgaggaggtcgagcgccgtGTGCAGGCCGGCATTCAGGAGGGTCTGCGACTGGCTCGGGAACAGCAGGCTGCGAACATGGCCCAGATGATACGCGAGGAGATTGCCAGGATGATTCCTAACCTTCCGGCAGAGTATCGGCCACAGCGCCCACCTACCCCAccagacgatgacgacactccAGCTTTGTAG
- the LOC130015674 gene encoding uncharacterized protein LOC130015674, producing the protein MVDGKMCHPSDSPAWKNFSELHTEFAAEVRNIRLGLCTDGFQPFGAFGQNYSSWPVILTPYNLPPGMCMKDEFMFLTVIVPGPRNPKHQMDIFLQPLIAELNQLWEFGVQTFDVQRRQNFQMKAALMWTINDFPAYSMLSGWSTSGRLACPHCMENTEAFTLKGSRKQSWFDCHRKFLPRDHPYRRNTTHFRKGKTVNNSVGQPKTGEELLAEVDSLGFMKAYEIGAEKNNAAKSENYGWNKKSIFWDLPYWKTNLIRHNLDVMHIEKNVFDNIFNTVLNIPGKTKDHAKSREELNDICARPELAKDPVTGRFPKAMYALDRDGKKALLEWIKLIKFPDGYASNLSRCVDTIGMKMHGMKSHDCHIFMQRLMPIALRELLPKEVWEPITELSIFFRELTSTSLTEKDLDRMRLEIPKILCKLERIFPPSFFDSMEHLPVHLPYEAMMAGPVQYRWMYPFERYLRKLKKKSEQ; encoded by the exons ATGGTTGATGGAAAGATGTGTCATCCGTCAGACTCCCCGGCGTGGAAAAATTTCAGTGAATTGCATACAGAGTTTGCGGCAGAAGTTCGAAATATCAGACTGGGCCTGTGTACTGATGGGTTTCAGCCATTTGGGGCCTTCGGGCAGAATTATTCATCATGGCCTGTAATTTTGACACCATACAATCTCCCCCCAGGGATGTGTATGaaagatgagttcatgtttttaactgttattgTCCCTGGGCCTCGAAATCCTAAACACCAAATGGATATTTTCCTGCAGCCGTTGATAGCTGAGCTGAACCAACTGTGGGAATTCGGAGTGCAGACATTCGACGTTCAAAGGCGACAGAATTTCCAAATGAAAGCGGCacttatgtggacaattaatgattttccTGCTTATTCGATGTTGTCTGGCTGGAGCACATCTGGGAGACTGGCTTGCCCACACTGCATGGAAAATACAGAAGCTTTTACGCTTAAAGGGAGTAGAAAACAGTCGTGGTTTGATTGTCACAGAAAGTTCTTGCCTCGTGATCACCCGTACCGTCGTAATACAACTCATTTCCGAAAAGGAAAAACCGTAAACAATAGTGTCGGACAGCCAAAAACCGGAGAAGAATTGTTGGCAGAGGTTGACAGTCTGGGATTTATGAAGGCATATGAAATTGGGGCTGAGAAAAATAATGCTGCGAAGTCGGAAAATTatggttggaataaaaaaagtatattctgggatttgccgtattggaaaacgaatctaattcgtcacaatctcgatgtcatgcatattgagaaaaacGTATTCGACAACATTTTCAATACTGTACTAAATATTcccgggaaaacaaaagaccatgcaaaatcgagagaagagttgaatgacatatgtgctcggcctgagttagcaaaagatccggttactgggagatttcctaaggcaatgtatgctttggacagggaCGGAAAAAAGGCTTTGCTCGAGTGGataaagttaataaaatttccagatGGCTATGCGTCCAACTTGTCCAGATGTGTCGATACAATCGGtatgaaaatgcatggaatgaaaagtcacgaCTGCCACATTTTTATGCAAAGACTTATGCCAATCGCTCTCCGTGAGCTATTACCGAAGGAAGTGTGGGAGCCTATAACAGAGTTGAGTATCTTCTTTCGTGAGTTAACCTCCACGTCTCTAACAGAGAAAGATCTAGATCGTATGAGGCTGGAAATCCCAAAGATATTGTGTAAGCTGGAACGTATTTTTCCtcccagcttttttgactccatggaacatctacccgtacatctaccgtacgaagctatgatggcagggccggttcagtatcgctggatgtacccatttgaaag ATATTtgagaaaactgaaaaaaaaaagtgagcAATAA
- the LOC126687186 gene encoding uncharacterized protein LOC126687186, whose protein sequence is MGSLSEEEYHFFDANEEIASNSDAKSENLEPFDSLCSGYSLVPNCPHFEVWVKSPISVEERRDRFLNWMRMGLNESGNGSSFEGEVDRVRESSGAVLRNSVFEDEFYSSRSIVSCLSIDSSNSLEELSSKGIFLSREVNCGGGMACSDEVDTSVTAEESDNTSGSTSSFQQLMQKENEETSSLACSQITVKKRWLNRLRSIACAVDNQRGAEKLRRDDDDAFLQYRVQRVKVRQSGKRTKELSALYKGQDIQAHEGSIRTMKFSPDGQYLASAGEDKVVRVWQVMEDQRSNELDIPEIDPSCVYFTVNHLSELKPLFIDKERRAKLRSLRKTSDSACVVFPPKVFRMVEKPLHEFRGHTGEILDLSWSKDHHLLSASEDKTVRLWQVGSDHCFRVFSHSNYVTCVQFNPVNNNYFMSGSIDGKIRIWAISSCQVVDWTDIKEIVTAVCYHPDGQGGIVGSMEGNCRFFNMSDSHLQLDAEICLHSKKKSVCKTITGFQFSPQDSTKVMVTSADSQVRILQGLNVIGKYKGVKNASSQLSASFTSDGKHIVSACEDSNVYVWNCNNQQEYVSTQAKKVTSCERFSTNASIAIPWSGMRHANLENGWSFHNRNDYPTEVMSFSSPARFSLGQEYFLESYPKGSATWPEEKLPVSSSLSSSSRMNKSHCKFLEASCQNTAVSHAWGLVIVTAGWDGRIRSFHNYGLPVAV, encoded by the exons ATGGGTAGCTTGAGCGAAGAAGAGTATCATTTTTTTGATGCAAATGAAGAGATTGCATCAAATTCTGATGCAAAGTCTGAGAATTTAGAGCCATTTGATTCTCTATGTAGTGGTTATAGTTTGGTTCCGAATTGTCCACATTTCGAAGTGTGGGTGAAGAGTCCCATAAGTGTGGAGGAGAGGAGGGATAGGTTCTTGAATTGGATGAGAATGGGGTTGAAtgagagtggaaatgggagttCATTTGAGGGTGAGGTTGATCGAGTTAGGGAAAGTAGCGGGGCTGTGTTGAGAAATTCGGTTTTCGAGGATGAGTTTTATTCGAGTAGGTCTATAGTGTCGTGTTTGAGTATCGATAGCTCCAATTCGTTGGAGGAGTTGAGTTCGAAGGGAATTTTTTTATCCAGGGAGGTGAATTGTGGAGGAGGAATGGCGTGTAGTGATGAAGTCGATACCTCTGTAACAGCTGAGGAATCCGACAATACTTCTGGGTCGACTTCGTCGTTTCAGCAACTTATGCAGAAGGAAAATGAGGAAACGAGTAGTTTGGCATGTTCCCAAATAACTGTGAAGAAGCGGTGGTTGAACAGATTACGATCCATAGCTTGTGCTGTCGACAATCAGCGGGGAGCTGAAAAACTGAGGCGTGATGATGATGATGCGTTTTTGCAGTACAGAGTACAGAGAGTTAAGGTTCGTCAATCTGGGAAGCGTACGAAGGAGCTTTCAGCTTTATACAAGGGGCAAGATATCCAGGCACACGAGGGGTCAATTCGGACAATGAAATTCAGTCCTGATGGGCAGTACCTTGCAAGTGCCGGAGAAGATAAGGTTGTACGTGTATGGCAGGTTATGGAGGATCAGCGATCAAACGAACTTGATATTCCAGAAATAGATCCATCATGTGTATACTTCACTGTCAATCATCTGTCTGAGTTGAAACCCTTGTTCATTGATAAAGAGAGAAGAGCTAAATTGAGGAGCTTGAGAAAAACATCGGATTCTGCTTGTGTCGTTTTCCCTCCAAAAGTATTCCGCATGGTGGAGAAACCTTTGCATGAGTTCCGTGGGCACACGGGAGAAATCTTGGATCTCTCCTGGTCAAAGGATCAT CATCTATTGTCAGCTTCGGAGGATAAAACAGTTCGTCTATGGCAAGTAGGAAGTGATCATTGTTTCAGAGTCTTTTCACATAGTAATTATG TGACCTGTGTTCAATTCAACCCTGTGAACAATAATTACTTCATGAGTGGTTCCATAGACGGAAAAATTCGCATTTGGGCAATCTCTAGTTGCCAAGTTGTTGATTGGACTGATATAAAAGAAATAGTTACTGCAGTTTGTTATCATCCAGATGGGCAG GGAGGGATTGTTGGCTCCATGGAAGGCAATTGCCGCTTTTTCAATATGTCAG ACAGTCATTTGCAACTGGATGCCGAGATATGCTTACACAGTAAAAAGAAATCAGTTTGCAAAACTATAACTGGCTTCCAG TTCTCACCACAAGACTCGACAAAAGTAATGGTAACATCTGCTGATTCACAAGTTAGAATTCTTCAAGGGCTTAATGTAATCGGCAAATACAAGG GTGTGAAAAATGCATCAAGCCAGCTGTCTGCATCTTTTACTTCGGATGGAAAGCATATTGTCTCGGCTTGTGAGGATTCCAACGTTTATGTCTGGAATTGTAATAATCAACAAGAATATGTTTCGACACAAGCAAAGAAGGTAACATCTTGCGAGCGTTTCTCCACAAATGCATCGATTGCAATACCTTGGAGCGGCATGAGACATGCAAATTTAGAAAATGGATGGAGTTTTCATAACCGAAATGATTATCCAACAGAAGTCATGTCGTTTTCTTCACCAGCTCGCTTTTCTCTGGGTCAAGAATATTTCTTGGAGTCTTATCCCAAAGGTTCCGCAACTTGGCCAGAGGAAAAGCTTCCTGTGTCAAGCTCGCTGTCCTCATCATCAAGAATGAATAAATCCCATTGCAAATTTTTGGAAGCTTCGTGTCAGAACACAGCAGTTTCGCATGCATGGGGTCTCGTCATTGTGACTGCAGGATGGGATGGACGGATTAGATCATTTCATAATTATGGTTTACCTGTAGCAGTCTGA